The following proteins are co-located in the Chaetodon trifascialis isolate fChaTrf1 chromosome 14, fChaTrf1.hap1, whole genome shotgun sequence genome:
- the dcaf5 gene encoding DDB1- and CUL4-associated factor 5, protein MKELKGCGMRSSVGFLSRRELTGQPLIKEEFQRRRLAGCTSLYKKDMLGHFGCVNAIEFSNNGGEWLVSGGDDRRVLLWHMEKAIHARSKPVKLKGEHLSNIFCLAFDSTNKKVFSGGNDEQVILHDVERRETLNVFLHIDAVYSLSVSPVNDNVFASSSDDGRVLIWDTREPPSAEPFCLASYPSAFHSVMFNPVEPRLIATANSKEGVGLWDIRKPRSSLLRYGGSMSLQSAMSVRFNSTGTQLLALRRRLPPVLYELHSRLPSFQFDNQGYFNSCTMKSCCFAGDKDQYILSGSDDFNLYMWKIPKDPEAGGPGRVVNGAFMVLKGHRSIVNQVRFNPQTYMICSSGVEKVIKVWSPYLQPDSLGDLEGRVEDKSRSLYTHEEYISLVLNSGSGLSHDYVSQSIQEDPRMMAFFDSLVRREIEGWSSDSDSDLSEEAIMQLHARGRRTTRATPTVPTAVTAAGHHSDSDNSSSSSLAGPDASGGDEPAVAEVEGRPRRRSRHQRHQSGFLVNEDSDSSEFWLDPMPRPRSPSPRDNSTLSSPTSSPSLPAGVSSSSTSTSSSSSDEEKRRSAVRRRNVMRRRRMHVVSRAGDRPESVQALFSAIDSCSYPSISIDDLSSSSSSEEQNSLQIKPRTGSARDEEKCLSPSDFVCLSPVMSPESLENEEGSDRTELETHPAASPRSLLGHRTGERAATDLALDSSDSEEACSSSGALDSISQSQRSPGVNGQHRTVAPYVSENLLVSSESEEETGVTPEDTRPQREKGLAQSALKRTHVGSEEGESGASPSEKKLKT, encoded by the exons GAGGAGACGACCGGCGGGTGCTGCTGTGGCACATGGAGAAAGCCATCCACGCTCGGTCCAAGCCTGTGAAGCTGAAGGGGGAGCACCTGTCCAACATCTTCTGCCTGGCCTTTGACAGTACCAACAAAAAGGTCTTCTCTGGCG gaaATGATGAACAGGTGATTCTTCACGATGTGGAAAG AAGAGAAACTCTGAACGTGTTCCTGCACATCGATGCTGTGTACAGTTTGTCCGTCAGTCCGGTCAATGACAATGTGTTTGCCAGCTCATCTGACGACGGACGCGTTCTTATCTGGGACACCCGCGAGCCGCCAAGTGCAG AGCCGTTCTGCCTGGCCAGCTACCCCTCAGCCTTCCACAGTGTGATGTTTAACCCTGTGGAGCCCAGGCTGATCGCCACAGCCAACTCCAAGGAGGGAGTCGGCTTATGGGACATCCGCAAGCCACGCAG CTCATTGCTGCGTTATGGAGGCAGCATGTCCCTGCAGAGCGCCATGAGCGTTCGCTTCAACAGCACCGGCACCCAGCTGCTGGCGCTGCGCCGCCGCCTGCCGCCCGTCCTCTACGAGCTGCACTCCCGCCTGCCCAGCTTCCAGTTTGACAACCAGGGCTACTTCAACTCCTGCACcatgaagagctgctgcttcGCTGGAGACAAAGACCAG TACATCTTGTCCGGGTCAGATGACTTCAACCTCTACATGTGGAAAATCCCGAAGGATCCAGAAGCAG GAGGCCCTGGCCGGGTGGTAAATGGGGCTTTCATGGTCCTGAAGGGTCACCGCTCCATCGTGAACCAGGTTCGCTTCAACCCTCAAACCTACATGATTTGCTCCTCCGGCGTGGAGAAAGTCATCAAG GTGTGGAGTCCCTACCTGCAGCCTGACAGTCTAGGTGACCTGGAGGGTCGTGTGGAGGACAAGTCACGCAGCCTCTACACCCATGAGGAGTACATCAGCCTGGTGCTCAACAGCGGCAGCGGCCTGTCCCACGACTACGTCAGCCAGTCCATCCAGGAGGATCCACGCATGATGGCGTTCTTCGACTCTTTGGTGCGTCGGGAGATCGAGGGCTGGAGCTCCGACTCTGACAGTGACCTGAGCGAGGAGGCCATCATGCAGCTCCACGCTCGAGGACGCCGCACCACGCGGGCTACACCGACGGTTCCCACCGCCGTCACGGCTGCTGGTCACCACAGCGACTCTGACaactcgtcctcctcctccctggctGGACCTGATGCCTCAGGAGGTGACGAGCCGGCCGTAGCGGAGGTGGAGGGGCGGCCGAGGAGACGAAGCAGGCATCAGCGGCATCAGTCAGGCTTCCTTGTGAACGAAGACTCAGACTCGAGTGAGTTTTGGCTCGACCCCATGCCCCGGCCTCGCTCCCCGAGCCCCAGGGACAACTCCACGCTGTCCagccccacctcctctccttcgCTTCCTGCCGGAGTGTCCAGCTCCTCCACGTCCACTTCCAGCTCCAGCAGTGACGAAGAGAAGCGGCGCAGTGCAGTGAGGCGGCGCAACGTCATGAGGCGACGGCGCATGCATGTGGTGTCCAGAGCTGGGGATCGACCGGAGTCTGTACAGGCTCTGTTTTCAGCCATCGACTCCTGCAGTTACCCATCGATATCAATCGATGacctgtcttcctcctcctcaagtGAGGAGCAAAACTCTCTCCAAATCAAGCCCCGCACTGGCAGCGCCagagatgaggaaaaatgtCTTAGCCCCTCTGactttgtgtgtctgagccCAGTTATGTCTCCCGAGAGCCTGGAGAATGAGGAAGGGAGTGACAGAACTGAGCTGGAAACGCACCCAGCTGCGTCCCCACGGTCACTGCTTGGACACAGGACTGGAGAAAGGGCTGCTACAGATCTGGCTTTAGACAGCTCTGATAGCGAAGAGGCTTGTAGCAGCTCAGGGGCTTTAGACAGTATCTCCCAGAGCCAGCGTAGCCCCGGAGTGAACGGACAGCACCGGACTGTGGCCCCATACGTGAGCGAGAACCTCCTCGTCTCCTCAGAATCAGAGGAAGAGACTGGCGTCACACCTGAAGACACAaggccacagagagaaaaaggccTGGCACAGAGCGCTCTGAAACGGACTCATGTGGGATCAGAGGAGGGCGAATCAGGCGCCTCGCCGTCGGAAAAGAAGCTAAAAACATAA